From the Bacteroidia bacterium genome, one window contains:
- a CDS encoding efflux RND transporter periplasmic adaptor subunit has protein sequence MSGIRIATILTALLFISSCGDDHDQKMTFTGLVDANTVRVSAENAGRVLAIHADEGAIVAKGDTIAVVDTERLDHQATQQDALLSELELQRKAAVERRAAAAIQRENLHRKLVRFRALLAEHAVTQQSVDDLAAQLDATDAELRSADRSLAAMESKRAQILAGKGVIETQRSDAHILAPLSGTVLVRYVEAGEVLGPGSPVCEIADLGAMWTRVYLSAKQLAQVRLGQEVQVYMDGSDTALTGRVSWIADKAEFTPKSILTEETRASLVYAAKISVANPGGALKIGMPITVVVHGRD, from the coding sequence ATGTCAGGAATCCGCATAGCCACCATTCTCACAGCGCTTCTCTTCATTTCGTCCTGCGGAGATGACCACGATCAGAAAATGACCTTTACCGGACTCGTGGACGCAAACACCGTTCGTGTCAGTGCGGAAAACGCCGGTCGTGTGCTCGCCATACATGCCGATGAGGGCGCGATTGTAGCAAAAGGCGACACCATCGCCGTCGTCGACACCGAGCGTCTCGATCATCAGGCGACACAGCAGGACGCTCTGCTGAGCGAGTTGGAACTGCAACGGAAAGCAGCGGTGGAACGACGCGCTGCCGCGGCAATTCAAAGAGAAAATCTGCATCGGAAGCTTGTACGTTTCCGCGCTCTTCTTGCCGAACACGCGGTGACACAGCAAAGCGTGGACGACCTCGCCGCGCAGCTCGATGCCACTGATGCGGAGCTTCGTTCCGCCGACCGCTCACTGGCCGCAATGGAGAGCAAACGGGCGCAGATTCTTGCCGGGAAGGGCGTGATCGAAACACAGCGCAGTGATGCGCATATACTCGCTCCCCTTTCCGGGACAGTGCTCGTTCGCTATGTCGAGGCAGGTGAGGTACTGGGGCCGGGCTCCCCCGTCTGTGAAATCGCCGACCTCGGCGCAATGTGGACACGGGTGTATCTCAGCGCAAAACAGCTTGCACAGGTACGACTCGGCCAGGAGGTACAGGTATACATGGATGGTAGCGACACCGCTCTGACCGGACGCGTGAGTTGGATTGCGGACAAAGCCGAGTTTACCCCCAAATCCATTCTGACGGAAGAAACACGCGCCTCCCTCGTGTACGCAGCGAAAATCAGCGTCGCCAATCCCGGGGGAGCGTTGAAAATCGGAATGCCTATCACCGTCGTTGTACACGGCAGGGACTGA
- a CDS encoding ABC transporter ATP-binding protein has translation METIIEASEVRKSFGSVRAVDRLSFSVSAGEIYGIIGPDGAGKTTLLRMIVTLLRPDGGHLTVRGYDVSQHMRQIRALVGYMPQRFSLYPDLSVKQNLHFFAELFNVPKEQIASRKRRLYEFSRLEEFSNRLAGRLSGGMKQKLALSCTLIHDPVLLVLDEPTTGVDPVSRTEFWNILQELRAQGVSIVVSTPYMDEALLCDHVIIMHNGCRLGDGAPAELLARHPFPVFSLPVGGHGITVSSLETVADVVSVQIFGETLHVTAAPNTTSAVLRSRVAELTGQDIPVHRIDPTLEDVFISLVLEKQNAIA, from the coding sequence ATGGAAACGATCATCGAAGCGAGCGAAGTACGGAAATCCTTCGGCAGCGTCCGCGCTGTGGACAGGTTAAGCTTTTCCGTGTCCGCGGGTGAAATTTACGGCATCATCGGGCCGGACGGCGCGGGCAAGACCACCCTGCTCCGCATGATCGTCACACTCCTTCGCCCGGACGGCGGTCACCTGACCGTACGCGGCTACGACGTTTCGCAGCACATGCGGCAGATTCGCGCACTTGTCGGTTACATGCCGCAGCGTTTTTCGCTGTATCCCGATCTGTCGGTGAAGCAGAATCTGCATTTCTTCGCGGAGTTGTTCAATGTGCCGAAGGAACAAATCGCCTCGCGAAAACGCCGCTTGTACGAATTCAGCCGGCTCGAAGAATTTTCCAACCGTCTCGCGGGCCGTCTGTCCGGAGGCATGAAACAGAAACTGGCTCTTTCCTGCACACTCATTCACGATCCGGTGCTGCTCGTACTGGACGAACCCACCACCGGGGTCGATCCCGTGTCGCGAACGGAGTTTTGGAACATCCTCCAGGAATTGCGTGCGCAAGGCGTGAGCATCGTCGTATCCACGCCGTACATGGACGAGGCCTTGCTGTGTGATCATGTGATAATCATGCACAACGGCTGTCGTCTGGGCGATGGTGCTCCCGCAGAGTTGCTTGCGCGTCACCCCTTTCCGGTTTTCTCCCTTCCCGTGGGCGGGCACGGGATCACGGTCTCGTCTCTCGAAACCGTGGCGGACGTCGTTTCCGTACAGATCTTCGGAGAAACATTGCATGTAACAGCGGCGCCCAACACGACTTCGGCGGTATTACGAAGTCGTGTGGCGGAATTGACAGGCCAGGATATTCCCGTGCATCGCATCGATCCAACCCTCGAAGATGTATTCATTTCCCTGGTATTGGAAAAACAGAACGCCATCGCTTGA
- a CDS encoding ABC transporter ATP-binding protein → MNKHRVSTIKSTNIPDDVSVHAHALTRRFGTFTAVDEISLDVHKGEIFGFLGANGAGKTTAIRMFCGLLAPTGGEARVGGYDVATQPAKIRQNIGYMSQKFSLYEDLTVAQNIEFYGGMYGLSRKHIFDATERLLNELDMHSQRNTLTRALPLGWKQRLALSAALLHNPDILFLDEPTGGVDPISRRNFWRIIYDIAAAGTTVFVTTHYMDEAEYCGRVSIMHQGRIIAMGTPSALKRTHGLGSMQEIFVHLIDGNNSTRPRRSGGGRP, encoded by the coding sequence ATGAATAAACACCGAGTCTCCACGATAAAGAGTACGAATATCCCGGATGACGTGTCCGTACACGCGCACGCCCTGACACGGCGCTTCGGAACATTCACCGCGGTGGACGAGATTTCACTGGATGTCCACAAAGGAGAGATCTTCGGTTTTCTCGGTGCCAACGGTGCGGGCAAGACCACTGCGATACGCATGTTCTGCGGTCTGCTGGCTCCCACCGGAGGCGAAGCGCGCGTGGGCGGCTACGACGTGGCGACGCAGCCCGCGAAGATACGACAGAACATCGGCTACATGAGTCAGAAGTTCTCACTGTACGAAGACCTGACCGTCGCACAGAACATCGAATTCTACGGCGGTATGTACGGGCTGTCTCGCAAGCACATATTTGACGCCACCGAACGCCTGCTCAACGAATTGGACATGCACAGTCAGCGCAATACCCTGACGCGGGCACTTCCCCTCGGATGGAAACAGCGTCTGGCCCTCAGCGCCGCGCTCCTCCACAATCCGGACATCCTGTTTCTCGATGAACCGACCGGCGGTGTGGATCCCATTTCCCGCAGGAATTTCTGGCGCATCATTTACGACATCGCCGCGGCGGGTACGACGGTGTTCGTTACCACGCATTACATGGACGAGGCGGAATACTGCGGACGAGTTTCCATCATGCATCAGGGCCGCATTATCGCAATGGGTACCCCCTCCGCATTGAAACGCACGCACGGTCTGGGCAGCATGCAGGAGATCTTTGTCCACCTGATCGACGGCAACAATAGTACGCGGCCGCGACGCTCGGGGGGAGGAAGGCCATGA
- a CDS encoding ABC transporter permease, with product MRRRLYAILRKEFIHIVRDWRSLLIVILMPLAMIILYGYAITLDMRNIRFAVIDEARSPESREIIRAFSENGFFVRTPGDLTHGDIERSFLHRTVALVIIIPQDFSTDLLRDGRARVQLIIDATDSNAGTFISAYAEQVLTLASSRLNGQPRMLFDITPRIFYNPDMKSAYFFVPGLVALILMLISALLTSIAITREKETGTMEQILVSPVRPVEIIVGKVAPYIVLGLLNAVVIIVSARLLFDVPIRGDLLLLAFLSLIYVFVALSFGLLFSTVARTQQVAMFMTLMATILPTMMLSGFIFPVASMPEVLRWISRIIPATYYLDIIRGIMLKGIGLRELATQAAVLTVFGLVLLAVATKRFSVRLD from the coding sequence ATGAGGCGCAGACTGTACGCGATTCTCCGTAAGGAGTTCATTCACATAGTCCGCGACTGGCGCTCGCTGCTGATCGTCATTCTCATGCCGCTCGCGATGATCATCCTGTACGGTTATGCGATCACACTGGACATGCGCAATATTCGCTTCGCGGTCATCGATGAGGCGCGCAGCCCGGAAAGCCGCGAGATCATTCGGGCGTTCAGCGAAAACGGATTTTTCGTGCGGACACCTGGGGACTTGACGCATGGGGATATAGAGCGAAGCTTTCTGCATCGCACGGTCGCTCTCGTCATCATCATTCCGCAAGATTTTTCAACGGACCTGCTTCGCGACGGACGCGCACGCGTTCAGCTCATTATCGATGCGACAGACAGCAACGCAGGGACCTTCATCAGTGCCTACGCGGAACAGGTGCTGACACTGGCCTCTTCGCGTCTGAATGGACAGCCGCGTATGCTGTTCGACATAACACCGCGCATTTTCTACAATCCCGATATGAAGAGCGCGTATTTTTTCGTCCCTGGTTTGGTGGCGCTCATCCTCATGCTCATTTCCGCGTTACTGACTTCCATTGCCATCACGCGCGAAAAAGAGACCGGTACGATGGAACAAATACTGGTATCGCCTGTGCGTCCGGTGGAAATCATCGTGGGCAAAGTTGCGCCGTATATTGTGCTCGGACTACTGAACGCTGTGGTGATCATTGTCAGTGCGAGGCTGCTGTTCGACGTACCGATACGCGGAGATCTGCTGCTGTTGGCATTCCTCTCGTTGATCTATGTGTTTGTGGCCCTCAGTTTCGGACTGCTCTTCTCCACCGTGGCCAGGACACAGCAGGTGGCGATGTTCATGACTCTGATGGCCACGATACTTCCGACCATGATGCTGAGCGGTTTCATTTTTCCGGTGGCCAGCATGCCTGAGGTTCTGCGCTGGATATCGCGCATCATCCCCGCGACTTACTACCTCGACATTATCCGGGGCATCATGCTCAAAGGCATCGGGTTGCGTGAACTCGCGACGCAAGCCGCAGTTCTCACCGTATTCGGCCTTGTGTTGCTCGCTGTCGCCACCAAGCGCTTCAGCGTCAGATTGGACTAA
- a CDS encoding ABC transporter permease: MVKRIFYLVQKEFRQVFRDKSMIAILFVVPFIQLVLLGNAITTEVKHIPLLISDQDNTPLSRGLAAAFGNMVYFDVLGNETDYSELTRSLDEGHTKAALIIPKHFQRDVVLSRRPAVQVLLDGLDGNTAGVALRYISQITGQYQGRLVSDQPALVAMLRDNRSITAETRFWFNPEMESKVYVVPGIVGLLLLIITVFLTSMSIVREKEIGTLEQLMVTPLRSSELILGKIIPFSILGMIEISIAMVLVYVLFGIGVEGSVLLLFAESGLFILTTLGVGILISTISETQQQALFVGWFFMIFAIMLSGFFVPIANMPDVLQWVTYLNPLRYFLTVVREIYLKGSSIEYLLPETLAMMLFGVIVFSTAVWRYQRRLA; encoded by the coding sequence ATGGTTAAACGCATTTTTTATCTGGTACAGAAAGAGTTTCGGCAAGTCTTCCGGGACAAGTCGATGATCGCAATTCTCTTTGTCGTACCGTTCATACAGTTGGTGCTGCTCGGCAACGCCATCACGACGGAGGTGAAGCATATTCCCCTGCTCATCAGTGACCAGGACAACACCCCGTTGAGCCGCGGACTGGCGGCGGCATTCGGGAACATGGTGTATTTTGATGTGCTGGGAAACGAAACGGATTACAGCGAATTAACGCGTTCGCTGGACGAAGGGCACACCAAGGCGGCGCTGATCATCCCGAAACACTTCCAACGGGATGTGGTCCTCTCGCGCAGACCGGCTGTTCAGGTGCTGCTCGACGGACTGGACGGCAATACGGCAGGTGTTGCGCTCAGATACATTTCGCAGATCACCGGGCAGTATCAGGGACGTCTCGTTTCTGATCAGCCGGCACTGGTAGCGATGTTGCGCGACAACCGCTCCATTACCGCCGAAACGCGATTCTGGTTTAATCCGGAAATGGAGAGCAAAGTCTACGTTGTACCTGGTATCGTGGGTCTGTTGCTTCTCATCATCACGGTGTTTCTCACCAGCATGAGCATCGTGCGCGAAAAGGAGATCGGCACACTGGAGCAGCTCATGGTGACGCCTCTGCGTTCTTCGGAGCTTATACTGGGAAAAATCATTCCCTTCTCCATTCTCGGCATGATAGAAATCAGTATTGCCATGGTGCTGGTGTATGTGCTGTTTGGTATCGGCGTGGAAGGCAGCGTACTCTTGCTCTTCGCCGAATCCGGACTGTTCATTCTCACCACGCTGGGGGTGGGCATTCTCATCTCCACGATATCGGAAACGCAGCAGCAGGCGCTGTTTGTGGGGTGGTTTTTCATGATATTCGCCATCATGCTCTCAGGTTTTTTCGTACCCATCGCCAACATGCCCGACGTATTGCAATGGGTGACCTATCTCAATCCGCTGCGCTATTTCCTGACGGTGGTGCGGGAAATCTACCTGAAGGGCAGTTCGATTGAGTACCTGCTCCCCGAAACCCTGGCGATGATGCTGTTCGGTGTCATCGTATTCAGCACCGCGGTATGGCGGTACCAGCGGCGGCTGGCATAA
- a CDS encoding insulinase family protein, which produces MKSIRLLCVLVMIVTLRQQVVAQSLPKIEFEKYTLANGLQVILCVNRSIPAVNVNLWYHVGSKNEEQGKSGFAHLFEHMMFQGSKHVQGEYLALIERAGANLRTGGVNGTTNEDRTNYFQTVPTSSLEYALWMESDRMGFLDDVLTQESFANQQDVVKNEKRQGDNAPYSAVQYLVAEHLYPFGHPYAHTVIGSITDLTNATLDDVREFFNTWYVPNNCSLTLCGDFDPDVAKRLIRKYFGPIPAGKPLSRPGVNIPVLPSTKRVHATDRVPAARVEFVYAVPQQYSPEEAPLDAAAEILGQGKNSLLFRRLVSELKLANNVRVRNTSREIAGQFHIIVTASEGADLGRITTEIDEQIQAFAKQGSTSEDLLRFKAGAAMQFISGLERIGGFGGIADRLNGYNTYLGTPDYFQQDYDRYQQVSADAVKRDFRTWIADAHRLEVIITPETSSRPDAEEFDRSIPPSTEGPVVFQSPVVERTSLDNGLEVVVSRRGQLPLFSARLLLKTQDQLETADKAGCSALTADMLDEGTAKRNAIRIKEDLDRIGASLSVNGSKMSAAVSLRTLAQYRDEAMEIFSDVILNPAFPEQEFDRVRRQSIDDVRRGKNDPSTLASRLLATLLFGKEHPLGIPANGSETSLSALTTDDLRRTWGTFWRPNNAVLVFVGDITLEQAVSLAKKYLGEWKAADLPTQTLPTLVAPPAHTIYLCDRPSAPQSEIRIGSVAPDRFSPDYHLLQLTNALLGGAFSSRLNLNLREDKGYTYGAFSRVGAGKGYGSWLATAGVQSAYTREALFEFRKEIEGMSGTIPVTEDELRNMKNNLMRGYTQNFESNEMVLGQLASLLSFDLPLSELDTYLSETSAQTVPRVTEAAQRHLRFNHAITVVVGDLAVTEAAVKELAWGSAYVVDDEGRVLRQVR; this is translated from the coding sequence ATGAAAAGTATTCGTCTGCTTTGCGTCCTTGTCATGATCGTGACTCTGCGGCAGCAGGTAGTGGCGCAATCTCTTCCGAAAATCGAGTTTGAAAAATACACCCTCGCCAATGGATTGCAGGTGATACTGTGTGTCAACCGCAGTATTCCCGCCGTCAATGTCAATCTCTGGTACCATGTCGGCTCCAAGAATGAAGAGCAGGGAAAAAGCGGATTCGCACATTTGTTCGAACATATGATGTTTCAGGGTTCGAAGCATGTGCAGGGAGAGTACCTTGCGCTTATTGAACGGGCAGGAGCGAATCTCCGCACCGGCGGCGTCAACGGTACCACCAACGAAGATCGTACCAATTATTTTCAGACCGTTCCGACAAGTTCGCTCGAATATGCGCTGTGGATGGAGTCCGATCGCATGGGCTTTCTTGACGATGTACTCACCCAGGAGTCCTTCGCCAATCAGCAGGATGTGGTGAAGAATGAAAAACGACAGGGTGATAACGCACCGTATTCCGCAGTACAATATCTGGTTGCCGAACATCTGTACCCGTTCGGTCATCCCTACGCGCATACCGTTATCGGCTCCATCACCGATCTCACCAATGCCACCCTGGACGATGTGCGGGAATTTTTCAACACGTGGTACGTACCGAACAACTGCTCGTTGACGTTATGCGGTGACTTTGATCCCGACGTGGCGAAGAGACTCATCCGGAAATATTTCGGTCCCATCCCGGCCGGGAAACCGCTGTCCCGCCCAGGCGTCAACATTCCGGTGCTTCCTTCTACCAAACGGGTACACGCCACCGACCGCGTGCCTGCCGCGAGAGTCGAGTTCGTCTATGCTGTCCCTCAGCAGTATTCTCCTGAGGAAGCGCCACTTGACGCGGCAGCGGAAATTCTTGGACAGGGGAAGAATTCCTTGCTGTTCCGGCGTCTGGTCAGCGAACTCAAGCTTGCCAACAACGTGCGTGTCCGGAATACGAGTCGCGAAATTGCCGGACAGTTCCACATTATCGTTACCGCAAGTGAGGGAGCGGACCTTGGGCGCATCACAACAGAGATCGACGAACAGATTCAGGCCTTCGCGAAGCAAGGATCCACATCGGAGGACCTGTTGCGCTTCAAGGCGGGCGCAGCGATGCAGTTCATCTCCGGACTCGAACGCATTGGCGGCTTCGGGGGTATAGCGGATCGTCTCAATGGATACAACACCTATCTCGGTACACCGGACTATTTCCAGCAGGACTACGACAGATATCAGCAGGTGAGCGCTGATGCGGTGAAACGTGATTTCCGTACATGGATCGCAGATGCCCATCGGCTCGAGGTGATCATAACGCCTGAGACCAGCAGTCGTCCCGATGCGGAAGAATTCGACAGGAGCATTCCGCCTTCCACGGAAGGCCCCGTCGTGTTCCAGTCACCGGTGGTGGAGCGCACGAGTCTTGATAATGGACTTGAAGTCGTTGTATCGCGCAGGGGACAGCTACCGCTGTTTTCGGCGCGCCTTCTGCTCAAAACCCAGGATCAACTCGAGACTGCTGACAAAGCGGGGTGCAGCGCTCTTACCGCTGATATGCTGGACGAGGGCACAGCCAAACGCAACGCCATTCGTATCAAGGAGGATCTCGATCGCATCGGTGCTTCGCTCAGCGTCAACGGCAGCAAAATGTCCGCTGCGGTTTCCCTCCGTACACTCGCCCAGTACCGCGATGAGGCCATGGAGATTTTTTCCGATGTCATTCTCAATCCGGCCTTTCCGGAACAGGAGTTCGATCGGGTGCGCAGACAGAGTATCGATGACGTGCGCAGGGGCAAAAACGATCCGTCCACTCTCGCTTCGCGACTGCTCGCGACCCTGCTTTTTGGCAAAGAGCACCCTCTGGGAATACCGGCCAACGGGAGCGAAACATCACTTTCCGCGTTGACCACCGATGACTTGCGGCGGACCTGGGGCACCTTCTGGCGGCCGAACAACGCGGTGCTTGTCTTTGTCGGTGATATCACGCTCGAGCAAGCCGTGAGTCTTGCGAAGAAATATCTGGGAGAGTGGAAAGCCGCGGATCTGCCGACGCAGACGCTCCCAACGCTCGTGGCTCCCCCTGCGCACACCATATATCTGTGCGATCGTCCTTCGGCCCCGCAATCAGAGATTCGCATCGGGAGTGTTGCTCCCGATCGCTTCAGTCCTGATTACCACCTTCTGCAACTGACGAACGCGCTGCTCGGGGGGGCGTTTTCCTCGCGTCTGAATCTGAATCTCCGCGAGGACAAGGGCTATACCTATGGAGCATTCAGTCGGGTCGGCGCCGGGAAGGGATATGGAAGCTGGCTGGCGACCGCGGGGGTTCAGTCGGCGTACACCAGGGAAGCGCTTTTTGAATTCAGAAAGGAGATCGAGGGCATGTCGGGCACGATTCCGGTGACGGAAGACGAGTTGCGCAATATGAAAAACAATCTTATGCGCGGATATACACAGAACTTCGAAAGCAACGAGATGGTCCTGGGGCAACTCGCGTCTCTGTTGAGCTTCGATCTGCCGTTGAGCGAACTTGATACGTATTTGTCCGAAACTTCTGCACAGACTGTACCGCGTGTAACGGAGGCGGCACAGCGTCACCTGCGTTTCAACCATGCCATCACTGTCGTGGTCGGCGATCTGGCTGTCACGGAAGCTGCGGTCAAGGAACTGGCCTGGGGCTCTGCGTATGTCGTAGATGACGAGGGGCGTGTGCTACGCCAGGTCCGTTGA
- a CDS encoding polysaccharide deacetylase family protein, producing MYRHKASILVEAAYAQVTVPTVLARVSNMLTERGIAGDGVGRQLLNVTYADRDVLDVAAKILGIDIRVCAQHLRPYLGSEALHALSRRGVLIGSHGMDHAPVSGSDTHVVVDMVNESLDRIARIVPLHARLFSYPFGDAGITQRRIDELIERCTLDYSFGTAGWRPEWNARHVQRLRMETEYGACGILLREVMRKLLRKILGRSVPESGRQSDEESCAVRF from the coding sequence ATGTACAGACATAAGGCCAGTATCCTCGTCGAGGCTGCCTATGCGCAGGTAACCGTACCGACAGTACTGGCGCGTGTGTCGAATATGCTTACCGAACGGGGGATAGCCGGCGATGGTGTCGGCCGACAGTTGCTGAATGTTACCTATGCTGACCGCGATGTGCTGGATGTGGCAGCGAAGATTCTTGGTATCGATATCCGGGTTTGCGCTCAACATCTGCGTCCATATCTTGGATCTGAAGCATTGCACGCACTGTCGAGACGGGGTGTGCTCATCGGTTCGCATGGAATGGATCACGCGCCTGTGTCGGGGAGCGACACACATGTTGTTGTTGATATGGTGAATGAGAGTCTCGACCGAATTGCGCGTATTGTGCCGTTGCACGCTCGACTCTTCTCCTATCCCTTCGGAGATGCGGGCATCACACAACGTCGTATCGACGAACTTATAGAGCGGTGTACCCTGGATTACAGCTTCGGAACAGCGGGATGGCGGCCGGAATGGAATGCCAGACACGTGCAACGACTGAGGATGGAGACGGAATACGGTGCCTGTGGTATTTTACTGCGCGAGGTGATGCGAAAATTGTTACGAAAAATCCTCGGACGGAGTGTCCCCGAAAGCGGCAGACAGAGCGACGAAGAATCCTGCGCAGTCAGATTTTGA
- the aspA gene encoding aspartate ammonia-lyase has translation MRQTTTHVVNVAVQYESGRTRSEHDLLGDREVPAERYYGIQTLRAIENFNISGVPLSFFPSLIEALAMVKMASAKANYDLGLLARPIMEAICQACTEIINGRLHGHFAVDMIQGGAGTSTNMNANEVIANRALEILGYEKGEYKYCHPNNHVNLSQSTNDAYPTAAKIAMLMSNAVFIEVLKDLIQSFRDKGKEFANVVKMGRTQLQDAVPMTLGQSFTAWADTLAEEIDRLQQNAALFLEINMGATAIGTGINADPGYAEKVVAHLQDITCYPVTNAHNLVEATQDTGPFLMYSSAIKRLAVKLSKICNDLRLLSSGPRAGLNEINLPRMQPGSSIMPGKVNPVIPEVVNQIAFKVIGNDLTITLACEAGQLELNVFEPIIVQCLFESMEMLKNGMNTLNYRCIKGITANVARCRELVERSIGLVTALNPVLGYEICTALAKEALESDRGVYELVLEKQLMSREELDRLLAPENMLQPMKMPRSADE, from the coding sequence ATGCGGCAAACGACGACGCATGTGGTCAACGTCGCCGTGCAATACGAAAGTGGTCGCACACGCAGTGAACATGACCTGCTCGGGGACCGTGAGGTACCGGCGGAACGGTACTACGGCATACAAACACTCCGCGCTATCGAGAATTTCAATATTAGCGGTGTACCGCTCAGCTTCTTCCCTTCTCTCATCGAAGCCTTGGCCATGGTGAAAATGGCTTCCGCCAAGGCCAATTACGATCTCGGTTTGCTGGCGCGCCCCATCATGGAAGCTATCTGCCAGGCCTGCACGGAGATCATCAATGGTCGCCTGCATGGGCACTTCGCCGTGGATATGATACAGGGAGGTGCCGGCACCTCGACAAACATGAACGCGAATGAGGTTATTGCCAACCGCGCTCTGGAAATACTGGGATACGAGAAAGGTGAGTACAAGTACTGCCATCCCAACAACCACGTGAACCTCTCACAGTCCACCAACGACGCATATCCCACAGCCGCGAAAATCGCAATGCTTATGAGCAATGCGGTGTTCATCGAGGTTCTGAAGGACCTGATACAGAGTTTCCGCGACAAAGGCAAGGAGTTTGCGAATGTCGTGAAAATGGGACGCACGCAGCTGCAGGACGCGGTACCGATGACGCTCGGGCAAAGTTTTACCGCCTGGGCCGACACGCTCGCTGAGGAAATTGATCGTCTCCAGCAGAACGCCGCGCTGTTTCTGGAAATCAACATGGGCGCCACTGCAATCGGTACGGGCATCAATGCCGATCCGGGGTATGCGGAAAAAGTCGTCGCCCATCTGCAGGACATCACCTGCTATCCCGTCACGAATGCGCACAACCTGGTGGAAGCGACGCAGGATACGGGCCCCTTCCTGATGTACTCTTCCGCGATCAAACGCCTGGCAGTGAAGTTGTCGAAAATCTGCAACGATCTTCGCTTGCTGTCGTCGGGACCACGCGCCGGCCTGAATGAAATCAACCTGCCGCGTATGCAGCCCGGGTCGTCCATCATGCCGGGGAAGGTGAATCCCGTCATCCCGGAAGTGGTGAATCAGATAGCATTCAAAGTTATCGGCAACGATCTGACCATCACCCTCGCATGCGAGGCCGGGCAGCTTGAGCTGAACGTGTTCGAGCCCATCATCGTGCAATGCCTGTTCGAGTCCATGGAAATGCTCAAGAACGGCATGAACACGCTGAATTACCGCTGCATCAAGGGTATCACAGCCAATGTCGCCCGGTGTCGCGAACTCGTAGAGCGCAGCATCGGGCTGGTAACAGCTCTCAATCCCGTCCTCGGCTACGAAATCTGTACCGCACTCGCCAAGGAGGCGCTGGAAAGCGACCGTGGCGTGTACGAGCTCGTTCTCGAGAAACAACTCATGTCCCGCGAAGAACTCGACCGCTTGCTCGCTCCCGAGAATATGCTGCAACCGATGAAAATGCCACGCTCCGCGGACGAATAG